A window from Branchiostoma floridae strain S238N-H82 chromosome 16, Bfl_VNyyK, whole genome shotgun sequence encodes these proteins:
- the LOC118403432 gene encoding uncharacterized protein LOC118403432 isoform X1 has protein sequence MSAGCPDGGIGTGTRFAMVVAPDDSPAPFAGCPSSYTRRENKCFTLYTRPLAKSSCAADGAELFNIRSREDNGWLVQRIRRHMRDDVSSACAAVTMKTDNYYDIRLDG, from the exons ATGTCTGCTGGGTGCCCTGACGGTGGCATCGGCACAG GTACCCGCTTTGCTATGGTGGTGGCCCCGGATGACAGTCCCGCACCCTTTGCAG GCTGCCCCTCCTCATACACCCGTCGCGAGAACAAGTGCTTCACGCTCTACACACGCCCCCTTGCGAAATCTAGCTGCGCCGCAGACGGGGCGGAACTCTTCAACATCCGCAGCCGAGAAGACAACGGATGGttggtccaaaggatcaggcgCCACATGAG AGACGATGTGTCCTCTGCCTGTGCCGCTGTAACAATGAAGACCGACAACTATTACGACATACGACTAGATGGGTAG
- the LOC118403432 gene encoding uncharacterized protein LOC118403432 isoform X2, which translates to MVVAPDDSPAPFAGCPSSYTRRENKCFTLYTRPLAKSSCAADGAELFNIRSREDNGWLVQRIRRHMRDDVSSACAAVTMKTDNYYDIRLDG; encoded by the exons ATGGTGGTGGCCCCGGATGACAGTCCCGCACCCTTTGCAG GCTGCCCCTCCTCATACACCCGTCGCGAGAACAAGTGCTTCACGCTCTACACACGCCCCCTTGCGAAATCTAGCTGCGCCGCAGACGGGGCGGAACTCTTCAACATCCGCAGCCGAGAAGACAACGGATGGttggtccaaaggatcaggcgCCACATGAG AGACGATGTGTCCTCTGCCTGTGCCGCTGTAACAATGAAGACCGACAACTATTACGACATACGACTAGATGGGTAG